A single region of the Syntrophotaleaceae bacterium genome encodes:
- a CDS encoding HD domain-containing protein → MRVESFSQSTDLFRQIVMSMSGAYKGLRLYPAEHPSVLRQVHTLLERLNTALHLKDNLKMGLLQGTLFLGEHLFVEEFPSATEIGRLLQHLEIEALEFLPGLSQEEIFTFLEILRQEEVKGEGLEGFLAEKGVRHIRLAGGEDDEDQEDQEPRKIYGRALTVVNEIFQDVRLGRIPSSRKAKKVVKDMARMTIADPHALYALSMLKNYDNYTFTHSVNVSVIALAIGRACGQTEEQLRLLGLGGLLHDIGKLKIDLAIINKPGRLTEREFADIKRHPSLGAEILDHMDGIPPESRDIVLGHHLGFNRNGYPSQVPLRGSLAMVDMATIADTYDAITTLRSYQRPATPREALSHMRKTAGKTLHPQYLQAFIASLGPYPVGSLIRLVNNEIGLVAKVGIDNPNEIQLKVLIDREGRRLMEPRLRHLSSREIRQIVAEVDPFLKGINPVDYL, encoded by the coding sequence ATGAGAGTGGAGTCTTTCAGTCAGAGCACGGATCTTTTCAGACAGATCGTGATGAGCATGTCGGGTGCTTATAAAGGCCTGCGGCTCTATCCGGCCGAACACCCCTCGGTCCTGCGCCAGGTTCACACCCTGCTGGAGCGCCTCAACACCGCGCTCCACCTGAAAGACAACCTGAAGATGGGACTTCTGCAGGGAACTCTGTTTTTGGGAGAGCACCTGTTTGTGGAAGAATTCCCCTCGGCGACGGAAATAGGGCGTCTGCTTCAGCACCTCGAAATCGAGGCATTGGAATTTCTTCCCGGTCTCTCACAGGAAGAAATATTCACCTTTCTGGAAATCCTGAGGCAGGAGGAGGTCAAGGGCGAAGGTCTTGAGGGATTCCTGGCCGAAAAGGGTGTCAGGCATATCCGGCTGGCCGGCGGGGAGGACGACGAGGACCAGGAGGATCAGGAGCCCCGCAAAATCTACGGACGTGCCCTGACCGTGGTCAATGAAATCTTTCAGGATGTCCGGCTGGGCAGGATTCCATCCTCACGCAAGGCGAAAAAGGTGGTCAAGGATATGGCGCGGATGACCATCGCCGATCCTCATGCCCTTTACGCCCTTTCGATGCTCAAAAACTATGACAACTACACCTTTACCCATTCGGTGAACGTTTCGGTCATCGCCCTGGCCATCGGCAGAGCGTGCGGTCAAACCGAGGAGCAGCTGCGTCTTTTGGGATTGGGAGGTCTTCTGCACGACATCGGCAAACTGAAGATCGACCTGGCCATCATCAACAAGCCGGGACGCCTGACGGAGCGGGAATTTGCCGACATCAAAAGGCACCCTTCCCTGGGAGCGGAGATACTCGACCATATGGACGGGATACCACCGGAATCCAGAGACATTGTCCTGGGCCATCATCTGGGTTTCAATCGCAATGGCTACCCGAGCCAGGTCCCTCTGCGGGGATCGCTGGCCATGGTCGACATGGCAACCATTGCCGACACCTATGATGCCATCACCACCCTGCGTTCCTATCAACGGCCTGCCACCCCCCGGGAAGCCCTGTCCCATATGCGCAAAACTGCGGGAAAGACCCTTCATCCACAATATCTTCAGGCCTTTATCGCTTCTCTCGGACCCTACCCTGTAGGCAGTCTGATCCGGCTCGTCAATAACGAAATCGGTCTTGTGGCCAAAGTCGGGATCGACAATCCCAATGAAATTCAGTTGAAGGTTTTGATCGACAGGGAGGGACGCCGGCTGATGGAACCCCGACTGCGGCACCTTTCAAGCAGGGAAATTCGGCAGATCGTTGCTGAAGTGGATCCTTTTCTTAAAGGCATCAACCCGGTTGATTACCTTTGA